In the Halorubrum ruber genome, AGGGAGCGCCTCTGGCGCGACCGTGGTTCAAATCCCTCCCCTCGCATCGCCGGGGTCCACCCCCCGTGATGCGGAAGACGCTCTCGGAGCGCTCTTCCCTCGCAAAAATTCCTCAGTCGACTCTCGTAGCCGCGGCGCTCTCATCGAACCCCGTCGCCGCGGCGCTTCGACCGGCTCCCGCGACCGGGGCAAGGCCCGGACGCGGAGCCCGCCACATCGAATCGGTGTCGGTCTCGTCGGCCGTTGCCCCGGCGGCAGGCGTTAGTAAGCAGTCCATTCCGGGGCGCTCCTCAGCTCTGAAACCGGGACATAAGCTCGCGACACCCGTAAGACGGTCCATAACCATGTACCGCTACCGTCATGATGCGACGATGAGTCACAATCCCGGGCCGGAGACCGAACCGACGACGAAGCTCCGTGTTCAATCGTTCATCGAACGCGCCACGCGGCTGTGGGAGGACCTCAGGTACAAACAGCACCGGCTCCGGAGCGACACCTACCGAGTGGCGGTCGGCGAGGCGGAGGCGGACCTCTACGCGCTGTCGAAAAGCGAATACCTCGACTTCGCGCGGCTCCCGGAGCGGGGCATCCTCGAAGAGCTGCTCTCGGATCTGCGGCCCGACGACATCTTCTACGACCTCGGTGCGAACCTCGGGCTGTACGCCTGTCTCGCCGCTGACGTCCTCGACACGACGATCGTGGCGTTCGAACCCCATCCGAAGAACGCCGACCGGCTCGCACGGAACGCCGAACTGAACGGGTCGAAGGTCGCCGTTCATCGCGTCGCCCTGGCCGCCTCGTCGGGAAGCGCACAGATGAAGCTCTCGCCCGGGTTCGGACCCGATAACCTCGGGTCCGCCGGGCACACGCTCCTCACGGAGTACTACGAGGAGGAGTCCGAATCGGTCCCGGTCACGAAGCTGCGAGGCGACGAGTTCGTCGCCGAGGAGCGCGCACCGCCGCCGACCGCGTTGAAGATAGACGTCGAAGGAACGGAGATGGACGTCCTACAGGGCCTCGACTCGACCCTGTCGCGCCCCGAGTGTCGGCTCGTCTACTGCGAGGTCCACGAGGACCGGCTCGACTCTCAGGGGTACTCCGTCTCCGACGTGTCAGACTTTCTCGCATCCCGCGGCTTCTCCGTCGAGAGGCGTTCGATCGACGGCTATCAGTCGTTCATCCGCGCGGAAAAGGTCTGAGCGCGAGTCGTCGTTCCTCTGGGTACTGTTTCTCCCGGCCCAGACTCGAATCGGTGAGCGCCGTCGCTCCTACGGACCGGCCGCTCGCCGCCGCGCCACCGCCCCGCCGCCGCGCAGCCGAGCGGTATGGCTTTTTATTCTCTCCCCCGAATCGGGCGTTATGACCGAACGGACGCGTCGCGACCTGCTCCGCGTCGCCGGCGGCGTCGGCGTCACGGGACTCGCTGGCTGTAGCTCGCTCGGCGGCGACTCGTCGGGCGACGGTGACTCGCCCGCCGCCACCGCCGGATCGGGGTTCGACGAGGTCGACCTGCCGCTGGACCTCGACGCCCGACCGCAGTCGTCGGACGGACTCGCGTCGCAGTTCCGGCAGGGGCTCCGGAACCACGGCCACATCGACGCGACGATACCCGAGACCGTCGAGGTGCGGTGGTCGGTGCCGGCGAACCGCGGCGAGCACTCCGCCTCGAAGGGCAGTCCGATGCCGACGCCGGCGGGCGACATGCTCGTCGCGGACGACACGGGCCGGATCCAGTCGATCGCGGTCGACGGGACGACGAACTGGGAGACGGACCTCTCCGACGCCAAGTGGGGGAGCCACGGCACCCCCGCGATCGCCGACGGCTTGGCGTACGTCGGCACCTACGATGGCGTCGTCTCCGCGGTCTCGGTCGCGAGCGGCGAGATCGAGTGGCAGACCGATATCGGTGACGCGGCCGCCGCCAGCCCGACGTACCACGACGGAACGCTGTACGTCGCCGTCGAGTTCTCGCCGCCGAGCGGCGCCGTCGTCGCGCTGGACGCCGAGAGCGGCGACGAGGTGTGGCGCGACGGCCGGCCGA is a window encoding:
- a CDS encoding FkbM family methyltransferase, which translates into the protein MSHNPGPETEPTTKLRVQSFIERATRLWEDLRYKQHRLRSDTYRVAVGEAEADLYALSKSEYLDFARLPERGILEELLSDLRPDDIFYDLGANLGLYACLAADVLDTTIVAFEPHPKNADRLARNAELNGSKVAVHRVALAASSGSAQMKLSPGFGPDNLGSAGHTLLTEYYEEESESVPVTKLRGDEFVAEERAPPPTALKIDVEGTEMDVLQGLDSTLSRPECRLVYCEVHEDRLDSQGYSVSDVSDFLASRGFSVERRSIDGYQSFIRAEKV
- a CDS encoding PQQ-binding-like beta-propeller repeat protein, whose translation is MTERTRRDLLRVAGGVGVTGLAGCSSLGGDSSGDGDSPAATAGSGFDEVDLPLDLDARPQSSDGLASQFRQGLRNHGHIDATIPETVEVRWSVPANRGEHSASKGSPMPTPAGDMLVADDTGRIQSIAVDGTTNWETDLSDAKWGSHGTPAIADGLAYVGTYDGVVSAVSVASGEIEWQTDIGDAAAASPTYHDGTLYVAVEFSPPSGAVVALDAESGDEVWRDGRPTDHPHSTVAVDLDRDRFLFGANDGRVYAWSFVDRERAWTFDTGGDVKAPIAISRGIAVVPSWAGTVTAVDVTDGSGLWEFQTDDSVSPSDEPDPIRTGGVMCAPAVHDGTVYVGSHDTNVYAIDLATGEELWSTPTDGWITGNVTVTNGHVLVGSYDEHLYALDRGDGSVTWAVEGNGEVTSAPFVTDDGVYYTERAPENTDEPGMCYRLAAPE